In Chloracidobacterium sp., one genomic interval encodes:
- a CDS encoding PilZ domain-containing protein, with product MQERRNAVRHMVAFPVRVRWKDENGKEVIQDGLTENVGPQSALIYLPRVLPRVAGKVRVTVTEDPSDEVSVTAEVIRLERNAAHPQVALQLTDGMRAWKKKVWQHAAAVIAAQEPDGPDEW from the coding sequence ATGCAGGAAAGACGCAACGCAGTACGGCATATGGTCGCGTTTCCCGTTCGTGTCCGCTGGAAGGACGAGAACGGAAAAGAGGTCATCCAAGACGGACTGACCGAGAACGTCGGGCCGCAAAGTGCTCTCATCTACTTGCCGCGTGTTCTTCCGAGAGTTGCCGGAAAGGTGCGTGTAACTGTTACTGAAGACCCTTCCGATGAGGTCTCGGTAACAGCCGAAGTGATACGGCTCGAGCGCAATGCCGCGCATCCGCAGGTCGCGCTCCAACTCACGGACGGTATGCGTGCCTGGAAGAAAAAGGTGTGGCAGCACGCCGCGGCCGTCATTGCCGCACAAGAGCCTGACGGGCCTGACGAATGGTGA
- a CDS encoding ABC transporter ATP-binding protein — protein MEELRKFAGYFAPYKGVIAIGIACILASMSFGLLIPYMVGQAVDDLSQDITWQKVVYYPLVILGINLLSGVFLFLQRRLLINTSRHIEFDMRQDFYSALIDQSAAYFNENRVGDLMARATNDLGAVRQIVGPMILYSFQAVFALCVSLPIMMHISVKLTLLLLIPMPLVSLTVKFLGSRIHTRFEKIQEFFSDITARAQENLNGVRVVRAYAREDSEIEQFEVLNREYAIQNLKLVKYAAAMRPLLFFFIGLGFVTIVGVGVPMAVRGEITAGDFTAFMLYLQRMIWYLIALGYVVNLYQRGTASLKRFNAILDAVPTIKDGDGVAQQPPIKGGIEFRGLTFAYNGRSVIHDINLAVEPGKTIAFVGKTGSGKSTLVGLVPRLYDAPAGSVLIDGRPVRDYPLEQLRGSIGFVPQETFLFSDTLAANIAFGVPAEKQLTNCAEGMTVEHAAEVAAMSDDIAEFPDGYRQLVGERGITLSGGQKQRTAIARAVMREPRILILDDSLSAVDTYTEEKILANLKNVRKGRTTLIVSHRVSTIKDADLICVLADGRIVERGSHDELIKLDGEYADLYERQRLEEELDATQ, from the coding sequence ATGGAAGAACTGCGAAAATTCGCCGGTTATTTTGCACCGTACAAGGGCGTGATCGCCATTGGTATCGCGTGCATTTTGGCGTCGATGTCATTCGGCCTGCTGATACCTTATATGGTCGGGCAGGCCGTCGATGACCTTTCGCAGGACATTACGTGGCAAAAGGTCGTTTACTATCCGCTTGTTATCCTCGGCATCAACTTGCTGTCCGGCGTTTTCCTGTTCCTTCAGCGGCGTCTTTTGATAAACACATCGCGGCATATCGAGTTCGATATGCGGCAGGATTTCTATTCGGCTCTTATCGATCAGAGTGCTGCATACTTTAACGAGAACCGCGTCGGCGACCTGATGGCGCGTGCGACGAATGACCTCGGAGCGGTGCGGCAGATCGTCGGGCCGATGATCCTTTACAGTTTTCAGGCCGTCTTTGCACTGTGCGTAAGCCTGCCGATAATGATGCACATCTCGGTAAAGCTGACGCTGCTGCTGCTGATCCCGATGCCGCTCGTCTCGCTGACCGTGAAGTTCCTCGGCAGCCGCATCCACACGCGGTTCGAGAAGATACAGGAGTTCTTCTCCGACATTACGGCCCGCGCGCAGGAGAACCTGAACGGTGTGCGGGTCGTGAGGGCATACGCACGCGAAGATTCCGAGATCGAGCAGTTCGAGGTGCTCAACCGCGAGTACGCGATCCAGAACCTCAAGCTCGTAAAATACGCCGCGGCGATGCGGCCGCTGCTGTTCTTCTTTATCGGCCTCGGCTTTGTAACGATCGTCGGCGTCGGCGTGCCGATGGCAGTACGGGGCGAGATTACGGCGGGCGACTTCACCGCGTTTATGCTTTATCTTCAGCGGATGATCTGGTACCTGATCGCGTTGGGCTACGTCGTCAATCTTTACCAACGCGGCACCGCTTCGCTTAAGCGCTTCAACGCGATACTTGACGCCGTGCCGACGATAAAGGATGGCGACGGCGTTGCGCAGCAGCCGCCGATCAAGGGCGGCATCGAATTCCGCGGCCTGACGTTCGCATACAACGGCCGCAGCGTGATACACGACATAAACCTTGCGGTCGAGCCGGGCAAGACCATCGCTTTCGTAGGCAAGACCGGCAGCGGCAAGTCAACGCTGGTCGGCCTCGTGCCGCGTTTATATGACGCACCGGCTGGCAGCGTGCTGATCGACGGGCGGCCCGTCCGCGATTATCCCCTCGAACAGCTCCGCGGCTCGATCGGCTTTGTGCCACAGGAAACGTTTCTTTTCAGCGACACGCTTGCCGCGAATATCGCTTTCGGTGTGCCGGCCGAGAAGCAGTTGACCAACTGCGCGGAGGGAATGACCGTCGAACATGCGGCGGAAGTTGCGGCAATGTCGGACGACATCGCGGAATTTCCCGACGGCTACCGACAGTTGGTGGGCGAACGCGGTATTACGCTCTCCGGCGGGCAGAAACAGCGCACGGCGATCGCCCGTGCCGTGATGCGCGAGCCGCGAATACTTATCCTCGACGACTCGCTCTCGGCCGTCGATACCTATACGGAAGAAAAGATCCTCGCCAACCTGAAAAATGTGCGAAAGGGCCGCACGACGCTGATCGTCTCGCACCGCGTTTCGACGATCAAGGATGCCGATCTCATTTGCGTGCTTGCCGACGGCCGTATCGTCGAACGCGGTTCGCACGACGAACTCATCAAGCTCGACGGCGAGTATGCCGACCTGTACGAACGGCAGCGTCTCGAAGAAGAGCTTGATGCGACGCAGTGA
- a CDS encoding 3D domain-containing protein: MKNLVRGGAVLILLSAFVVLIYAQAKTDVGSALVIANDSQTNTQQQFDNSITNTAQDDKKLVKKTVSSKAVGASRGSFSATAYCFSGKTAMGHKVRRGLIAADPRVLKLGSRVYVEAGQWTGTYLVSDTGGAIKGKKIDIWVPGCAEARKFGRRSVQIYAVD; this comes from the coding sequence ATGAAAAACCTCGTTAGAGGAGGCGCGGTCCTTATTCTGCTTTCCGCCTTTGTCGTACTAATTTACGCTCAGGCAAAAACAGATGTGGGGTCCGCTCTCGTAATAGCGAATGATTCGCAAACAAATACACAACAGCAATTTGATAATTCAATAACCAATACGGCCCAAGACGACAAAAAGCTTGTCAAAAAGACCGTGTCATCAAAAGCGGTCGGCGCAAGCCGCGGTTCTTTCTCGGCAACGGCATATTGCTTTTCGGGAAAAACCGCCATGGGACACAAGGTCCGGCGCGGGCTGATCGCCGCCGATCCGAGAGTTCTTAAGCTCGGTTCGCGTGTTTATGTAGAAGCAGGCCAGTGGACGGGAACCTACTTGGTATCCGACACCGGCGGTGCGATCAAAGGCAAGAAGATCGACATCTGGGTTCCCGGATGTGCCGAAGCTCGTAAGTTCGGCAGACGTTCTGTCCAGATCTACGCCGTAGATTAA